The nucleotide sequence tcacacatttattaaaaaaatatttataatttatttattatttcttcagTAGAATTCAAAAATAATGAACTATTCATTGATGCCAGTGAATGAATATTTCTCCATGGATGGATGATGTCCACAGTGATCATTTTTGAAGCAAACATGttattcaatgaaaaactgtGACAACTGTTGACAACTTTTCTAGTATTTAAGTCATTTTAATAAAGTGAAAGTTcttttaagtgaaattttaatacggtttgtgaattgtgttttagattcaatttgaaatatgtatcgattaaaaaaaatatgttcgaaagtgtgagtttgtgaatACTTTagggggggtccaagattttgtgactggggggagggggtggggtaaaaaatggtaaaaaacaTACTTTATGGACAGCCCCATTGGCCAAGGGGATCCTGATTTAATACTCGATCTTGGCAAATGGTCACTTGGTTAATTGCTTCAACATTCGTTTCTGGGTCTAGAAAGTTAATTAGGAAGGAGTTCTGAGGCAATCACATGTTCCTAACATAATACAGCTACAGACGCAGATGGATACTATTTTAACCTCGAAATATACACTCACAATCGAGAAAGGTGGCTTTCTTACATGATTGGAATTGTTCCCAAATACAAAAAGTAACTTTTAATCCGTCAATCTTTCGTGTATGTGCACATTATCAATTTAATTATTCTCTAGAGGTTTGTCATGCATCATTCATTATTGTGAGTCTATGAGACTGTCGAACACACATGGTCACTGCAGTAGTGTAAGTAGTGTAACAGCTTCGTCAGATGACCTGTTTCAGAGATGCTGTTTAGGACTAGTGCTATAGCATATTAAGATGACAATCACcacatatattattattactatgtgAATATAGAGTTACAGAATCTCAATTCAGATTTAATATCAAAGAGCTATAGAACAGGTCTACTTTTCCAGCATCTTCAGATGTTCTGAATAAGAGATGATCTGTAAGCCTAGTGTTTCAACATCTTCAGATGCCATGGTACCAGAGATGATCTGTACTGTTACTGTTACAGCATCTTCAAATGGCCTGTAGCTGAGATGATCTTTTAGTCAAGTGTTACTGAATCTCCGGATGCCCAGTACCTGAGATGTTCTGTAAGCCTAGTATTGCAAAACCTCCAGGTACCCTGTACCAGAGATGTTCTGTTTGGATTGTGTTACATCATCTTCATACTGCACTGTACCAGAGGGTTTCTGTAAGCGTAGTGTTACATCATCTATGTTGGTTAAGTCTAGTATTACTTCAACTTGCGATGTTCTGTAAGATTAATGTTTTGGAATCTCTAGATGCCCTGTACCAGAGATGATCTGAAAGCCGAGTGTTACAATATACTAGTATTTAGGAGCCATCTACCAGATATGTTCTGTAAGCCTAGTTTTACAGCATCTTCAGATGTCCTGTACCAGAGATGTCCTGTAAGTCGAGTGTGAGATCATCTTCAGATGTTGTGTACCAGAGATGTTCTGTAAGCCTAGTGTTACAGCATCTTCTGATCCCACTAACAAGAGCCTGATCCAGAGATGTTCTGTAAGCCTAGAGTTACAGTATCTCAAGACGCATGTACCAGAGATTTTCTGTAAACCTTGTGTTACAACATATTTAGATGCCATGTACAAGAGAAGTGCTGTAAGCCTAGAGTTACAgcatttcaaaatgcatgtaCCAGAGATGTTCTGTAAACCTAGTGTTACAGCATATTTAGAAGCCATGTTCCAGAGATGTTATGTAAGCCTAATGTTATAGCATCTCCAGATTCTTTGTACCAGAGATGTGTTGTGAGCCTAGTGTCACAGCATTATCAGATGCCAAGTACCAGAAATGTTATTTAAGCCTAGTGTTATAGCATCTCCAGTTGCCCTGTACCAGATATGTTCTGTAAGCCTAGTGTTAGGTCATATTTAGATACCATGTACCAGAGATGTTATGTAAGTCTAGTGTTACAGCATCTTCAGATACCATGTATCAGAGATGTTCTGTAAGCCTAGTGTTATATCATCTTCAGATATCCTGTACCAGAGATGTTTTGCAAGTCTATCATATATCATCTTCAGATACCCTGTATCAGATACATTAGTTCAGCCTAGTGTTATATCATCTCCAGATACCCTGTACCAGAGATGTTCTTTTAGCCTAGTGTTTTGTAAGCCTAGTGTTATAACATCTCCAGTTGCCCTGTACCAGATATGTTCTGTAAGCCTAGTGTTTTATCATTTTCAGTTGTTCTGTACCAGATATGTCCTGAAAGCCTTGTGTTTTATCATTGTCAGATACCCTGTACCAGATATGTTCTGTATGCCTAGTGTTACAGCTTCTTCAGATACCATGTTAAAGACCCTGTACCAGAGATGTTCTGTAAGTCTAGTGTTACAGCATCTTCAGATATCCTGTACCATAGATGTTCTGTAAGTCAAGTGTTACAGCATCTTCAGATACTTTGTACCAGAGATGTTCTGCAAGTCAAGTATTACAGCATCTGCAGATACCCTGTACCAGAGATGTTTTGTAAGCCTAGTGTTATAACATCTCCAGTTGCCCTGTACCACATATGTTCTGTAAGTCTAGTGTTTTATCATTTCCAGTTGCTCTGTACCAGATATGTCCTGAAAGCCTCGTGTTACATCATTGTCAGATACCCTGTACCAGATATGTTCTGTATGCCTAGTAATACAGCATCATCAGATACCATGTTAATTAATGAGATATTCTGTAAGCCTAGTGTTACATCATTGTCAGATACCCTGTACCAGATATGTTCTGTATGCCTAGTGTTACAGCATCTTCAGATACCATGTTAATGAGATATTCTGTTAGCCTAGTGTTATATCATTGTCAGATACCCTGTACCAGATATGTTCTGTATTCCTAGTGTTATATCATTGTCAGATACCCTGTACCAGATATGTTCTGTATTCCTAGTGTTATATCATTTTCAGATACCCTGTACCAGATATGTTCTCTAAGCCTAGTGTTACAGCATCTTCAGATAGCCTGCACCAGTGCTATATTTTTGCACTGACTCTCAGTTCAttgcaaataatttataaatctcatcaaattgtttacaaaaactagtgtgtttttttcataagaatTTGCATTAAATGTCTCCTGTATTTAAAGTCATGCAATCAGTAATCAGACTTGTGGTTTTTTACCTTTCGACTCAATAGACGGAAACATTTCCCTAAACTTCATAATGTAGCATCCATCTCCCTAACAGTATTTATTTTGAAAGTACATGAAttctaaaattataattaaagcaCAAATGTATGCTTTTACAGGTTGCTTTTGAGAatgtaacattatttttgtaaatggAAAGACGAAGCCATTTCATTTTTAGTATTTTATTCTCAGAAAAAATCAGATCAGTTTGCATTTCCCTCAACATTGAATGTGCAAATGTGTTTATGTACAAATCTATAACGTGTATAAACtctaaactaaataaataattcTGTCTACAGCTACCCAAGCTACAGGTATTTCAACATGTAATCAAATTGACTCATATACACATAAACACACCCTCAAAACATTTACTCGTtgtaataatttcaaaaatattgatAATTAACATTTTCATATGCTAAATATTGTCTTGGTTTTTACACAAAATATACCACTGGTACAACATAAAATCAGACACACAGAACAATTATAAAAGAAATTCTCctctgaaaacaaaaaacaacaatcaaaAACAAGCaatatgttgtatatatatatttaatatcacaGACAAAAGAAATCTTCGAATGTTATCGGACAATTGTCAGCACGGCATGTGATAATTCcttataacaatacatagatGCGTCCATGTATGAGCACAAAAACGGAATGATGAAAATGTAAGTTGATTGGTTAGTGGTATGCATACATATCATGATAAACATTTATACTGAAATAACAGGAATGTAACAAGCAGGAAATGTCTAAAAGTCTTTGCATGTTTTAACCTGAAGTGGTGCATGTAATAGATGATCTACTTGCATCATACATACGCATGTATTAATATTTACatgtaacataatatatttttaaacaatattcaaaatgtacaattttggatacatttcattaaaaaactttTTATATAGAATACTTGTGTAAAACACTTCTTAAAATTTGCAGAAAtgtattgaaaaacaacaacaacatgaaaacTTTACATAAAGATTGAATATCTGATCCCCAAAATATATCTATGTACCTAACACACACCATTTTTAAACAAGTGATTTACCAGCAACAAGCATTAAGTCAGGTTGAACATTTATGTACAATTACATTCTTATAGTGGTATTGGCAAACAAAACTCAAGTGTTAACGGGCACTTATATATACATTAAGTACATTTATTTCACATACAAGACATGAACACAAATAACAATAGGGTTCATTAACAATAAAAGTTTACACACAACTATATCACTTACAACCACAGgcacaaacatgatatgattaatatatatgtatataatagtCCAAATAACATTTTGAGACATTTCTTTCCatacattgatataaaaaaaccACTATATACAGtcacaataaaaaaatcaaatattgattttcttgttgttttttatttctagTTTGCATCTTGTTTCTATTCTGCCTAGAcataacatttaacaaataaaaaataatttctagTTGAAATTCTGGTttaatatgcatacaatatattcctataatatcactaTGTCAGCAGAGTTATTTATAAATCTCAACAAAGACATAGCAGAAGTAAGCAAATGATTTAATGTAATAATATTGTTTCCATAataaaatctatgtatttataatcacatgtgaTCTCGTAATTATTATACCTATACATGTGACAACATACATGTACCAGTACGTACAGAGACAGGTGCACCCAATTAACcaacattataataatataaaatgatatttaatattaaaatgatatgcacaaaaacacaaataaaataaataatgctaacaacaaaacaacaataaatagtTATTCAAAAGATTTTCAAAGACCACCACCGACCCATTGAACATCCATCATAATGTTAAGACAACACTCGTGTGCAATATCACTGAACACAAAAGTTTGTTGATGATTGGTGCTCTAGAAAATTAAGATTctaataagtatacatttaaaAAGAACTCAAAAATGATAATATAGATTCAAAAGATTTTCAAAGACCACCACCGACCCATTGAACATCCATCATAATGTTAAGACAACACTCGTGTGCAATATCACTGAACACAATTGCCAACAGTGCATTTCAAGTAAAACACATTGACACCTTTATTCAAAAGTTTGTGAATTTGTAAAGGTAACACGCAAACCCAGTGAAACAATAGTATATTCAATTATTACAAAATgagaatattaaattaaatgttgacAAGATCAAAACCACTTATCCTAATATTTGGGTTGGTATTTCTAAGACACCTCAGCCAGACCGAGATATTTTGCTGCAGATTTCACGTCAGCACTGTCGAGCATTTTTTCAATTGCCGAGGACTCTACACCCAGCAGATTGTGCAGCATGTCAGCATTGCAGTCCAGAAAATCCTTTTTAACCGCTTCCAGGGCAGACTTGTCCTTGTCCAATGTCTTCTTAGCTATTTGATCCTTAAAAGTGACATGAGAGAAAATTGGTTAAATAAGAATCAAAAGCTTAGAATGAAAGAATGAAATGCACAAGTTCAAGGTTGTTATTTCTATGGGTTATCCAATCTAACACATGTCAATaatttttgtgaaagtttgttgATGATTGGTGCTCTAGAAAATTAAGATTctaataagtatacatttaaaAAGAACTCAAAAATGATAATATACCATAGTCTACTGAATACATTTTCATAAACTCATAAAAGAATCCATACCTGCTGTGAGCTGAGTTTCAATCCACTTCCTGATGGCACAACTACAGGCACGAGATTGCCAACAGAGGCACTGGTAAGTCCCGACAGGCCTTGAGAGAACAGGTAGGAGTTGCTAAGGGCGATGGACTGGGCAGAGGTGAGAGTAAACCCTGGATGGAAGGTGAACACTGGACGACTGGTTGCAGTCGAGCACTTGATACTCTTTTGTGCTGAAGaaagaaatatacaaataaatattttaaatacatacttaattatactattttaaaaCTTATAACCAAACATCATACAAATGTTTAATAATTACTGAAGGATTAATTCTCTTCACTAAACTGATGATTTATGATAACTGAATTTAATTTGGAAAGCAATACTAATAGTCGAAATGTTTGtagaacattttaattttataaagattCTCTATGACTTGTTAATTGAAGACAATTTACcaaaaaaacaaagtaaaatgtGTCAAACTTAAACAAATGCCAGTGCCGAAGTAGCTGATGGAATATATATGATTAAAGGTGTCAATTTATGACAAAACCAATGCCATAGTGGCTGATGGTACATACTTGATTCGATGCTGCTGGACATGTTAGAGTCCTCCTCGTCATCAAAGGACCGTGGTGGTGCCCCCACGTGCTTCTTGCGGTGCCTCATCATGCTGTGCTTCAGCGTGAACCGCTTCTGACAGATGTCACACTCAAATGGTCGCTCGCCTGCAACATTCATACACAGCATGGTAAATTAAAAATTTATACACATTATGTCAAATGTGTACCCAGCATGTCATATGTGTACACAGAATGCTAAATTTGTACATTCTGTGCCCAAAACAATTAAGTCTCAAGTGTAAGTTTCAAGTatcaaaattgatttttattacaattacagtaacatcatTTCATTCAAGTTTTTCgcattttaaagcttttttgtgtttttaaagaatatttgtgTTGTTAAGAAACAGACAATTATGACTGTATAAATTTGTGTGGTGAATGCTGTTCTATGGCATATTTTAGtttcaaaatacaatttttattacaGTAAATATAGTATACATTTTACAACCTATTTAACATGCTTACCAGTGTGAGACCGCATGTGCCTGCGCAGATCTTGCAGGGACCAGAATCTCTTGGGGCACAGGGAGCAGTAGACCTTCCTCTGCATGTAGTCGGCTGATATCACCTCCATCTTGGTGTCGTCGTTTCCTGAGCCAGGGATCTCGAGCACTGACCCAGTGTCCAGCTTGTTGCAGTTGTTTTCCACCACCTTGTCCATGTGGGTGGAGAAGTTCTCAATATCGTTCACCTTGTTCTTGTCCTTGAGGATCTTCCAGTCGGAGTCGTGGGCGTCCGCCTGGTGGATGAGGCAATCCACGCGGCTCTCATAAGAGGCATCGCACAGGTAGCACTTGTACGGGAGGTCTATGTTGTGCTCCTTCAGGTGGCGGACCAGGACTTTCCTGGACGGGAAGATCTCCTTGCACTTCCAGCACTCCGTTATCTTATCGACGTCGTAATTGTCTCGTTCCGGATTGATGATTCTCTCTGCCGAGCCTGTGAACGGTCTGGTTGGATCAAAGATTCCTGGCGACTCCAGGTTGCCATCCATTGACCCAGGGGACCCTGCTACATCTTCCATCTTCCTCTGCGACTCAATGTGAGCTCTGATTTCAGCCTGAATCTTAACCTCCATTTGGTTTTTCTGCTCAATAATAGCCTTCTGCTCAGCAATAATCTTCTCAATGCTTTTCTTTATGCTATTTGGGCTCTCGGCTCTTTCGAGTTTCTCAGCTGTCTCTTTctttgcttcctttttctccggCTCCTTCATTTTCTGGAGGTGTGGCATAGCCATGAGCAGGTGAGGGGCCATGGACACTTCAGAAACCTGCACCGAAGATACCAGAGAAGGCACGGACATAGAGTTATCAGATTTTTCCGACAAACTATCCTCGCATTTGTCCATTTCATTAAACAAAGAAGCATCGTCATCCATCTTTTCATAGGAGCTGTTATCAAAGTCATCCTCATCTTCCTCAGCATTCATCTGAGCAGAGTCGTCTGAGGCAAGGGGCGGGTTTTCAGCTGCTCTGATCTCCATTTCCATGGTGGCTGCACGAATGGCGGACGGGGACATTCTTTCAATGTCGGCGATGCTATCTGGAAGGTTCGCACCATTATGGCGGTCCTTGTAGTGCTTGAGGAGGTTGCTCTGGGTGGAGAAGGAACTGAAGACACAGAGGGGGCACTTGTAGGGCCGGTCCATTGTCTGTCGCGAGAGGGGGTCCAGCATGTTGACGCCGTGTTTTCTGATCAGGTGGCGCTCACGGTTAGACTTTGTTGAGAAGGTCACCTGGCAGCGGGGACATTTAAATGGTTTCTGACCTGTGCAACAACAAAAGTGACATGGTTCATTCACTTATCATATAATTGATCTGAATTATTTATGTGAagaattactataaatacaatacaaaaatagtATTTGCATTTAGTTTTACACAAACACAGAATGACATTAATAGAATCTACTCAGGCAGAGAAAATATGTTCATTGCTTGAAAATATACAGGCTAAAATCATCACGTCATAAATACATTGTTCTAAATGAAGAATTGCGTAAGGATAGGTTTTTAAGTCCTCACCATATTGaacttaattattaatattttgacaTTACAGTTTtcagaatattctttatttagagaCTACCTTCTAAGCATTTATTGGTGCATATGGGCCCTGCTAGTCTCAGTGCacacatttgtgtcttgttctgagaaaactgggcataatgcatgtgcgtaaagtgtcgtcccagagtgcagtcagcacaggctaatcagggacaacactttactcttaAACTACATTTTggtaaaagggacttcctttaaacgaaaaataccactgcacaggctaatctgggacgacactttacgcacatgcattttgaccaattttcacagaacaagacacatttgctCCATATCAGCCTACTAACCTGTATGTGTGAGGAGGTGCCTGGTCAGTGAGGAGACCCATGGGAAGGCCCGTGGGCAGTATGGGCAGGCCAGCTTGTGGGGGGAGTCCGCGTAAGAGTTACGCTTCTTCTTGGGCAGGGCTTCCCCCGTCTTGTCCCCCGAGAGACTGGCATTGGACCCATCGCCAGAGTTATCATCCTGAATATGGATTGATATTAAATTATctcttttcattaaatattttgtcTTATACCCACAATTCAATTGTGTTCATCATTAAACAAatggaatacttaaataccaTAATCTTGGAATTTGATGATGCATCAATAATTCATctcatatttttgaaaatatatttttttattttaaggctGCTTAAGACACTACCTAAGTAAGCTTAAACAAAATAGAATCAAAATAAGGCTAAAGAATCTGATATGTCCTCAAACGCAAGTTGTTACTTCAAAATCAGGTGAGATCATAATGATGTAAATGATTAGTCACTCAAAATCAATATTCAAAATTAGCCAGGAGCATTAATGTTAAGGTACTTAACATCAATTACAAaaaatttcttaaatttaaaaatgcatgtaCTAATATTTCAAATCAATCATGAAAAATATTCTTGAAAAACTTTCATGATCCTACCTCATGCATGCTGTCAGCCTGAACACTTGACACTGGGCTGCTCTGAGGGAGCCCGTTACTGGAGGTTGCCGCGGGCAACGGGGCAGAGTTCACGACCTCCTCCTTGACAGACAGGGCCATCTCTCGAACCTGAGACAGGGCAGCCTCGTCAACGTCTCCTTCCCGCTGTAGATTATCTAGTTCACGATTGATAGCCTTGCAGTGCTCCAGAGATATCTGGATCCCTGGACGCTTCATGATGTGCGGGAATTTTGTCGTGGTCGGCACTTTTAGTGTGGGAGTGTTTTGTAGCAATACTGGGGCTTCGGTGGTTTTAACCGGTGTGAAGAAGGCTTGGAAGTTCAATGGGTCGGTGGCATTAATCATCTTTGTAATGGAAGCTAGATCAGTCTCAGAACCTGCAagaatttctttttaaattaatttatgttacTGACATAAAATTTCCTTAAATATGTTTGTCTGTAACGTTTGTTTTTTTTGACAAATTttacaaaatcttttgttttatttaaaaaaatatatatttatacagatGTTCatagttttaaaaatatctatatacttaaataaaatttgaataattattcacatacatataaataattcaaaaacaggaaaataatataaaaatatactaaGGCACACTTGGGACAGCCAAAACAACTACTGGGAAAACATAATACAGCACTCATAAAATAATGATTaccatttcataaaatatattaaacaaaataacaaacacaaataactGAATGtcgtaaataatattgttttgtgcCGTAACAACTTACGTCTTCATCCATAGGATGTCTGGCAAAATCAGAAATTTTCATATAAATAGAATTTATATCTACAATTATTTTAGTTCTGTTATTATTAAAGAATTATATTAGATAGTTGACACACTTAAGGACagatacaataaatatgttttaagtacATAGCTAATTTCAGAATTTACATAAATATCTTCTCATTTACATTTTGCACATATTCTAAAATCTACGTAAATGTTTTTTCTTCTCACAATGTTTGTATTGCTTTCGCTATGAGTAAAGCAGAATCATAAATAAGCtccatattattatttaatggtTTCTATGGTAACATTTTCCTACCAGACAGAGGCTGATCCTTCTTCAACAATTTCTCCTGGAGACCTTGCAAGGTCACGCTTTTCTGCTTTGGTTGAATCAGCTTTGAGGCCTTTCCGCCAGGGTACAGTCCCTTGTTAGCATAGAACGATCCAGACTTTGGTGGCAGTAGAACCTTCCCGTCGCTGGAGAACATCGGGATGGCTGACTGGTCCGCCGCGAGAGCCGGGTTACTCGTGATGGACACGTCATGTGACTTGCGCATGTGTCGCTCGATAGCGTGCATGTCAGAGTAACCTTGTTGGCAGAACATGCACTGGAACATTGTGTCCGGCTGAAACAAGACAGGTATATCATAAGCATacaataaatgtgaacatttcTTTAAATTCTGGATTTTAAGCAACATTTTTTATTGGACAAAAGTATATCCTATATTTTGAAAACtgttgaaacattttttaaattaaaaatatagaaaGCATTTCTTTGCAAATTATATTAATGCATAGTCTggattttaaacaatattgtttgatAGTATGGAGTTTTATGGACCGATGTTTAACCTCAATtttcaatattgttataaatTTAGAACTTTGAACGCTTTTTTAACAaagaatttaaatgtaatttgaaataaagtaaTGCAAGGGAGGTAACTTGTAATACAGAATTAAAAGTTATCTCCCTTGCAATAATTTTTGAAGTGGCATCATGAgttataaatatactaaaaccaTTTATTATGTGTATAGCTTTAATAAAACACATACCACAAGTTTTGGAGCAATAGCCTGAGGGAATTGCTTCTTCACTGAGAGATCAATAGGAGTTTCCTCCCCTTTGCTTTCCGTCTCTACACCAGCGATCTGCTTCCTATGGACTGGTTCCGGTTTCATGCTGAAGTCCAGGGGGGCATCAAACAATCTTGTGAATGGTTCAAGCCTTCCACTGCTTCTAGAAGCCTGCGATGAAGTCGATGATGATGGAGAAACCAGTCTGACCGGAGACTCGTGTCTATTGGGTGAAACATGGCGGCCTTCACGGCCCGGCAAGCTGCTGGATCGAGGCGTGGAGTGTGCCGCAGGGGGGGTTCCTGTGGAAGCCTCATGTTGGGGCTTGCTCTCCTCTGTGTACAACGGAACACCATCATCAGAGCAAACAGAGTGGCTATCGTTATCCTCAGATGGGAATGGCTCAATGTGGATGAAATTGGTGATCTCATTGTTGTTGATTTCTGGGTGATATTTCTGCAGGTGTCTCATGCAGTTGGACTTGGCACAGAAACCCATATTGCACAGTCGGCATCCATACGGCTTCTGCTGGGTAACTCCAGAAGTACAAAGATGACTTTTCAGCTTGCGGAAGAATTTGAAATCAACTCCGCAGTATTTGCAAACGGTGTCAGGAGAATGGAAGTCCTCAGTGTTAGATGACTCAAGAGCAAATCTGTTGACAAATATTGCCCTCTCCAGTTCACCATGGTCCATAATGTTATGCTTATTCCTGAAAATAGTTACAGCAGAATGTGTgaacttatttaaaataaacttaatcaaACTTTATTTAAGTCGGAGGCAATTATTCTCAATTCATAaacattaaatgataaataaatgatCTTAACAAACAGTTACCATTATAGtaaaaataatgaatgttatagaccttaaatgtaaaatgtaaaacttTCACATGTTTAACATAAACTTATACGTAACTAaaccctttcctactcagaagcaaagtaaaaatggctacaagtataaagcataaaacaacagcctgcaagtaactcgcaggctgttcaggtttcgTGATgttggctgctcatcagtaccttaagAAGCCTTTAAAACCTCAATCTAGTAAGAAAATTCTTATATCTATAAAGAAAGGTCataactttaacccatttatgcctagcgtctagtaaataggcctt is from Dreissena polymorpha isolate Duluth1 chromosome 14, UMN_Dpol_1.0, whole genome shotgun sequence and encodes:
- the LOC127857702 gene encoding ras-responsive element-binding protein 1-like isoform X4, producing MSRRKQAKPRPIFAYEDDGAICGGMDEMVVSMATSNGYQNVSADHEERDEEFGEFAPLVMDTEAVDTQLEPVHGRAQSPRNLKIHSDFSTNSHIQRPEPLKPQILAQPPHLMPYVSLANIQTSISGLPTWTSDGNKSIPNVCYSVPPSPSKSAFSLASEMSEHPSPASTPNNGGNADESSRSSSTTPSLNLARRGAKTVEDDADENDENLDYDSDYDDLEELLSELIRHKILPVSDEDGEKFICPVCNTSLLNLHDLTVHIRSHNTPASGTQSNSCKICGKVLSSQSSLDRHMLVHSGERPFICKVCNMSFTTNGNMHRHSRIHTKEENLKSLGAQFQRRSGKAAWPQRVRNFLSQQKLVNSPPAHDILKNLPNHSQHSVFGSPADMTSPMQPVAGMKRQFSGTDMASDWHMAFKRPTFETRDDELLLPKNEVVGMRSIKQEPKEEPMNSEEQEEKEVLHCPVCPKTFLCKYGLESHMESHPDLSSHCNLCNITFKNQRKLRHHRLIAHTDMVQSKSPEEGAVEPGEVKGETSQQELKVGFDDLTFVDFSVEKFPLIAKHYFEENVRQSSSAYLNFMCTICSKSFPCESSLILHTYSHSKDKCTTCPICNCDYADVNEFDAHVSKHLSDKAFDDIRPSARNEKGDEDVMPHRLSKHDFMAMFLLKEDEDRIVDQKQTPQKEAPKPIKMEKLTNNEYFAKLGQAFVPGIPPMFGQFPVFPAGYQPTLDDFHKMLQVATNMNMLPSMGPGLLMKGFPVPGQGQTQGQPADDISSASRRSISVSPPSSSASSTSTPKPAYMFNTPSQTLPSGKGESGNFFSPEREISEIKMKNSANSSGLPCKYCDKTYKDYQSLQHHMRSHVGLSTYQCNLCTYSSSDKSSLIRHVRSHSGARPFQCVVCDFSFSIRSNCERHIRNKHNIMDHGELERAIFVNRFALESSNTEDFHSPDTVCKYCGVDFKFFRKLKSHLCTSGVTQQKPYGCRLCNMGFCAKSNCMRHLQKYHPEINNNEITNFIHIEPFPSEDNDSHSVCSDDGVPLYTEESKPQHEASTGTPPAAHSTPRSSSLPGREGRHVSPNRHESPVRLVSPSSSTSSQASRSSGRLEPFTRLFDAPLDFSMKPEPVHRKQIAGVETESKGEETPIDLSVKKQFPQAIAPKLVPDTMFQCMFCQQGYSDMHAIERHMRKSHDVSITSNPALAADQSAIPMFSSDGKVLLPPKSGSFYANKGLYPGGKASKLIQPKQKSVTLQGLQEKLLKKDQPLSGSETDLASITKMINATDPLNFQAFFTPVKTTEAPVLLQNTPTLKVPTTTKFPHIMKRPGIQISLEHCKAINRELDNLQREGDVDEAALSQVREMALSVKEEVVNSAPLPAATSSNGLPQSSPVSSVQADSMHEDDNSGDGSNASLSGDKTGEALPKKKRNSYADSPHKLACPYCPRAFPWVSSLTRHLLTHTGQKPFKCPRCQVTFSTKSNRERHLIRKHGVNMLDPLSRQTMDRPYKCPLCVFSSFSTQSNLLKHYKDRHNGANLPDSIADIERMSPSAIRAATMEMEIRAAENPPLASDDSAQMNAEEDEDDFDNSSYEKMDDDASLFNEMDKCEDSLSEKSDNSMSVPSLVSSVQVSEVSMAPHLLMAMPHLQKMKEPEKKEAKKETAEKLERAESPNSIKKSIEKIIAEQKAIIEQKNQMEVKIQAEIRAHIESQRKMEDVAGSPGSMDGNLESPGIFDPTRPFTGSAERIINPERDNYDVDKITECWKCKEIFPSRKVLVRHLKEHNIDLPYKCYLCDASYESRVDCLIHQADAHDSDWKILKDKNKVNDIENFSTHMDKVVENNCNKLDTGSVLEIPGSGNDDTKMEVISADYMQRKVYCSLCPKRFWSLQDLRRHMRSHTGERPFECDICQKRFTLKHSMMRHRKKHVGAPPRSFDDEEDSNMSSSIESTQKSIKCSTATSRPVFTFHPGFTLTSAQSIALSNSYLFSQGLSGLTSASVGNLVPVVVPSGSGLKLSSQQDQIAKKTLDKDKSALEAVKKDFLDCNADMLHNLLGVESSAIEKMLDSADVKSAAKYLGLAEVS